tatgtggatcttgagaaacttaacagaagaccatgggggggcagaaggggaaaaaaaagtaacagagagggagggaggcaaaccataagagactcttaaggactgagaactaagggtagatgggggggtgagggagaggggaaagtgggcgatgggcagagaggagggctATAGTGTCATGCATTCTCTTTTTCAAGAAACTTGTATGGCACTGCCATTCCTTATTGGGATGGAGCTCAGAGTTAACTGACTATGACTGTTCTTCctgaatattttcataaaacaGGGACAGTTTGCTAATTTTAGTGAAGCTCTTATTGTTCATAAATTCTCATAACCTTTCTATTAAGCTAAAGATACTCatgtaaatagaaaaatagtaaaCTATTTATACATGTCAATATAAGTTCACTTTTATGAATACTgactatatttttgaaaaagaattagtGAGAACTGTGAGATTAACACTGTTAACAGATTTACAGAGATACAATTCACACATCCTACACTTCACCCATTTCAGGTATGCAATTCAGTGGAGTTTAATAAATGGACAGAGGTGTGGAGCAATCACGACTTCAAGATTAGCACACTGTCATCACCCCAAGGAGAACCTGTGCCCTTAGCACCAGCCCTCTGGTCTCACATTCCCACTGTCCTAGCAACCtccaatctattttctgtctgaaCATTTACTTTTCTGGACATCCCATATATAAAGAATCATATAATGagtagtcttttgtgactgaccACTTTCTTTTGGGTAATGTtatcaagattcatccatgtagtagcatttctttttatggcatCTCTTTAACATGTGACTTTTCCATCGCCCCTTCCCGTGACCATATTGCCTGGTGTTTTCTCACTGCTCCCGAGTTGATGAAATCCCAACATAGAGGAAATAGCCACGCACATTAGCCCGTGAGGTGATTTGTTTTTGCCTGGTTACAGCAGAGCAACAGCCCACACCATGcagtttttctccttcaaaagGTCATCATTAAACTGATCAGTTGTTTGTTGGTTGATAGACACTTGTTCATAGAGCACTGGCCATGGGACCATAAGATGTTAAGATGATCTCAAAGGTGACCTGTGAAGAAAAGTGGTTCTCTACTCATGATTGCAGTGAGTGCCTCCTTACCTTCAGATAGCATGTTCCTAAATAAATCACTCTCTCCTCTTAATGGGACACCTGGGCACTGCACTCCCCATTAGATCATTTCTCTGATATCATCTGAGACATTATGAGTGTTACAAGGTTCAAGACTGTATCGTGTCCATCACCTATATAAGAAGACTACATTAACACTCCTAGGAAACTGGTAATTGTCTCCCAAATGGACAAATGCAGGAATTTTGGTACTCATCATTCTCGTGCATGCAATTCTATGTGACTATTTGTGTTGTATTTTAGGCAGAGTGGTCAATGTGTCTAGTATAATGAGCTTGGTAGCTCTTAAGAACTGCGGCCCAGGACTGCAGCAGAAGTTCAGAAGTGAGACCATCACAGAGGAGGAGCTGGTGGGGCTCATGAACAAGTTTGTGGACGATGTAAAGAACAGAGTGCACCAGAACGAGGGCTGGCCTGATATCCAAATACCTACATATGGAGTGTCAAAGATGGGTGTCACCGTCCTGTCCAGAATCTATGCCAGGAAactgagtgagcagaggaggggagacaggATCCTCCTGAATGCCTGCTGCCCTGGGTGGGTGAGAACAACCATGGGTGGACCTACAGCCATTAAAAGCCCAGAAGAAGGAGCAGAGACTCCCGTCTACTTGGCCCTTTTGCCCCCAGATGCCAAGGAGCCTCACGGGGAGTTTGTTATGGAGAAGAAAGTTGAACAATGGGGACCCCCCTCTCAGTTCCCTTCATGGGTCCCGTTATGATACAGTCATGATTTGACCAAACAGATTACACTGTCTACAATGTCCTTATCCACGTCAAGTACTCACATTGAATTGGTTACTAATTCTGTGAAGTCTTCTGTGATTTCTTCCATAATATATGAGAA
The DNA window shown above is from Neofelis nebulosa isolate mNeoNeb1 chromosome 5, mNeoNeb1.pri, whole genome shotgun sequence and carries:
- the LOC131512819 gene encoding carbonyl reductase [NADPH] 1-like, producing the protein MSSHTRVALVTGANKGIGLAIVRDLCRQFSGDVVLTARDEARGRAAVQQLQAEGLSPRFHLLDVDDLQSIRVLRDFLRKEYRGLDVLVNNAGIALDIDDHTPLRIKAELTMKTNFFGTRNMCTELLPLMKPQGRVVNVSSIMSLVALKNCGPGLQQKFRSETITEEELVGLMNKFVDDVKNRVHQNEGWPDIQIPTYGVSKMGVTVLSRIYARKLSEQRRGDRILLNACCPGWVRTTMGGPTAIKSPEEGAETPVYLALLPPDAKEPHGEFVMEKKVEQWGPPSQFPSWVPL